A stretch of the Streptomyces sp. WMMB303 genome encodes the following:
- the rsmA gene encoding 16S rRNA (adenine(1518)-N(6)/adenine(1519)-N(6))-dimethyltransferase RsmA, whose protein sequence is MSAAPSDPSATPDASGSGVLLGPAEVRELAETLGVRPTKQRGQNFVIDPNTVRRIVRTAGVRPDDVVLEIGPGLGSLTLALLETAAAVTAVEIDDALAAALPSTVRARLPERAADFRLVHEDALRIGELPGPAPTSLVANLPYNVAVPVLLHLLAAFPSIERTLVMVQAEVADRLAAPPGSKVYGVPSVKAAWYCEVKRAGAIGRNVFWPAPNVDSGLVSLVRRPHPPAAGVPREEVFAVVDAAFAQRRKTLRAALSGWAGSGAAAEEALRAAGVSPQARGESLTVTEFAAVAAHGPRRDRPPQRPARTPGDRNPHEERST, encoded by the coding sequence GTGAGCGCTGCCCCTTCCGACCCGTCCGCCACGCCCGACGCCTCCGGCAGCGGGGTGCTGCTCGGCCCCGCAGAAGTGCGGGAGCTGGCGGAGACCCTCGGAGTGCGGCCCACCAAGCAGCGCGGGCAGAACTTCGTCATCGACCCGAACACGGTGCGCCGCATCGTGCGCACCGCCGGGGTCCGCCCGGACGACGTGGTGCTGGAGATCGGCCCCGGGCTCGGCTCGCTCACCCTGGCGCTGCTGGAGACCGCGGCGGCGGTGACCGCCGTGGAGATCGACGACGCGCTGGCCGCGGCCCTGCCCTCGACCGTGCGGGCCCGGCTGCCCGAGCGGGCCGCGGACTTCCGCCTGGTGCACGAGGACGCACTGCGGATCGGGGAACTGCCCGGCCCGGCGCCGACCTCGCTGGTGGCCAACCTCCCCTACAACGTGGCCGTCCCGGTGCTGCTGCACCTGCTGGCCGCCTTCCCGAGCATCGAGCGGACCCTGGTGATGGTGCAGGCGGAGGTCGCAGACCGGCTCGCCGCGCCGCCCGGCTCCAAGGTGTACGGCGTACCGTCGGTCAAGGCCGCCTGGTACTGCGAGGTCAAACGCGCCGGGGCGATCGGGCGGAACGTCTTCTGGCCCGCGCCCAACGTCGACTCCGGGCTGGTCTCGCTGGTGCGGCGCCCGCACCCGCCGGCGGCCGGCGTACCGCGCGAGGAGGTGTTCGCCGTGGTGGACGCGGCGTTCGCGCAGCGCCGCAAAACGCTGCGGGCCGCGCTCTCCGGGTGGGCGGGCTCCGGCGCCGCGGCCGAGGAGGCGCTCCGCGCGGCCGGGGTGTCCCCGCAGGCCCGCGGCGAGTCGCTGACCGTCACCGAGTTCGCCGCCGTCGCCGCGCACGGCCCGCGCCGCGACCGCCCACCGCAGCGGCCCGCCCGAACCCCCGGCGACCGGAACCCGCACGAGGAGCGCAGCACGTGA
- a CDS encoding 4-(cytidine 5'-diphospho)-2-C-methyl-D-erythritol kinase, with translation MTQPAASTAETVTVRVPAKVNVQLAVGGVRPDGFHGLANVFLAVGLYDSVSATRAEAPLLTVSGPDAALVPQDRTNLAARAAALLAARHGLTADVHLHIAKDIPVAGGMAGGSADAAGALLACDRLWGLHSPRDELLELCAELGSDVPFSFAGGAALGEGRGEVLTPLEVGGVFHWVFAIADGGLSTPAVYRECDRLREAAGTGSSAADVPEPAASQELLAALRAGDAAALAAALRNDLQPAALSLRPALAETLETGLAAGALAALVSGSGPTCAFLVADPDAATRVAHALTASGTCRGARATTGPAPGAGLV, from the coding sequence GTGACCCAGCCAGCAGCCAGCACCGCCGAGACGGTCACCGTCCGCGTCCCGGCCAAGGTCAATGTGCAGCTCGCGGTCGGCGGGGTGCGCCCCGACGGCTTCCACGGCCTGGCCAACGTGTTCCTCGCCGTCGGCCTGTACGACTCGGTCAGCGCCACCCGCGCCGAGGCGCCGCTGCTCACCGTCTCCGGGCCGGACGCAGCGCTGGTGCCGCAGGACCGCACCAATCTGGCGGCCCGCGCGGCGGCACTGCTGGCCGCGCGGCACGGGCTGACCGCCGATGTGCACCTGCACATCGCCAAGGACATCCCCGTCGCGGGCGGAATGGCGGGCGGCAGCGCGGACGCCGCGGGCGCCCTGCTGGCCTGCGACCGGCTGTGGGGGCTGCACAGTCCGCGCGATGAGCTGCTGGAACTCTGCGCCGAGCTGGGCTCGGACGTGCCGTTCAGCTTCGCGGGCGGCGCCGCGCTCGGGGAGGGCCGGGGCGAGGTGCTGACCCCGCTGGAGGTCGGCGGCGTCTTCCACTGGGTGTTCGCGATCGCGGACGGCGGGCTGTCGACTCCGGCCGTCTACCGGGAGTGCGACCGGCTGCGGGAGGCCGCGGGGACGGGTTCCTCGGCCGCGGACGTACCCGAACCGGCCGCCTCCCAGGAGCTGCTGGCGGCACTGCGCGCGGGCGACGCCGCGGCGCTGGCCGCGGCCCTGCGCAACGACCTGCAGCCGGCCGCGCTCTCGCTGCGCCCCGCACTGGCCGAGACCCTGGAGACCGGGCTGGCCGCCGGCGCGCTGGCGGCGCTGGTCTCCGGCTCCGGCCCCACCTGCGCGTTCCTGGTGGCCGACCCCGACGCGGCGACCCGAGTCGCACACGCTC